The stretch of DNA TTGAATAAAGTGTGAACGCTTAAACAGTCTATAACACGGGTTGGGTCcaggggcggaatgtagccaagtggtaaagcgctcgcttgatacgtggtcggtttgggatcgatccccatcggtggacccattgggctatttctcattccagccagtgcagcacgactgggaTATCAACGACCGTGGTgtgccaccctgtctgtgggatggtacatataaacgatcccttgctactaatgaaaaaaatgtatcgggtttcctttctgagactaaatctctaatagccgatgattaataaatcaatgtgctctagtagtgacgttcaacaaaacaatcttcGTGTTGGGTCCAATTCAAGTTAGAAAGATAAGGTTTTTGAATGGCAGTGATATACTATGCACTAGGTAACGAGAATAATAATTACACTACAATTATAAATGTGTTCATCGTTTTTGATATCCAAGCAGTTAGTAAGATGGATTCACAAAAAGGACTTTCGTGCCTGATTCTACATTACATAACGTGCATAGGAAGCACTAATATGAGTTTTGTACAAACATACATTAAGAGCAAGCGATATGAAAGCATCTTTAACTTTAAAGCACCCTCAAAAATGTAGCACCACCACCACGTATCTGAAAAGAAActaacagtgtgtgtgtgtgtgtgtgtgtgtgtgtgtgtgtgtgttttgtattgtgtgtgtggtgtcttTGTCCGTGTTATGCTATGTTCTATGTGTGTTTGcttgtgtgtctgtgtacgtGTTTTTCATATGCGTGGGTGTTATTTAAAAGTTACATATACGagtattatttgtataatacatttattcGTCTATTGCatgtgtaaaacatttcctttaagAATATTCATAGTAAATACACAAGAGTTAAATAGATCATAGATGTAACATAAAAACCTAATCGAGACAGAAATATAAAGTCTACGACATCTTTATGCAATTAAGACCTAAACAATTTATGTTTGCGCGGATATGTCAAAATAATTAGGAAGGTTCACTCGTTTTGCTTTGGTTtggtttctaaaaaaatataattaataatatttaaaaccatATTTCTACTCTCTTCgcctaaataaaaaaaaatcgggaaacccccccaacccaacacaaaaaaacaatattgttgaaaaaaacacaaaaaacaaacaaacaaacaacaacaacaatgagaGTCAGCCCTTTTTCTAGGTGGGATCAGGTTCCTGGAAAGACAATTTTGTTAATTCTGGTATCGTACAACAAGTATATATAGTTAAGAGTGATACACCAATACTACACATAACACacgtttttattattaagtcCACATTTCACTGATACCAACAGTTCCTCTGGTATCGTACAACAAGTCTATACAGTTAAGAGTAATACGCCAATATCACACACAACAcaggttttttattatttaatctaTAGTTTACTGACACTAACAGTTCCCCAACTGtctaattaaacatattaatacaGTTACGAGTAATACGCCAATACCACACACAACGTAAGTTTGTATTATTAATCTGCACTTCACTGATACCAACAGTTCATCTGTGTCGTAgaacaaatgaataaatttaAGAGTAATACGTCAATACTACATACAAGTTTTTATTATGTTGTTTACAGTTCACTGATATCAACAGTTCCTATGCTGTTTAAATAGGTGTATACACTTAAGAGtacaacacaacacattatGTGTAAAACATTCAGTCCAAACCTCAAGAGCCTTAAACATTTACAGATAGCAGATGTGATGAGAAGATCCAGGTTGAAAGCATACTTAATCATGGCCACAGTACGGACAGCTGCTTGTAGGCTGAAAAGAGCACACTGGACCATAAGTTTGATTTTGTATATAGGTTTCTGAACTATTACGTCTACAGTATCTACATACGTTGCAGTAGATACACTTCCAGGAATTGTCCTGATTAGTATTATGACAGGACGTACAAACAAATGAAGCATTGgctttggtgtttttgtttcgtGATTTTTCAGAAAATGGCGCCACAGGAAGAGTGTTACATGTAGCATGGTTGTGAAACACCAACTGTTCCTCAGCTGTCAGCATGCCGCTCGGGTGAACCGTCTGAACAAAGAACTCTCTGTCCAGAAGAGGGAAGCGGATCTGCTGGACGATGTCTCCAAGTTGTGTTCGTAAAGTCTCCGTATTGATGGCCACGTGTTTCTGCTCACACTGGTGCTTGGCCCACTCATAGGCAGCCTGGAATACTTCTTTCTCGTCTGCTTGGAGGTCATCAGACTTCACAACATCCAGTACAGACTTCTGTGATAACTTCAGAAAATCACGTGACTCCAAAGTCGACTTTCCGTTTTCTAAGATATACGTCATAGACTTGTTATGTAGCTCATCTTCGTTGAAGAAATTGGCTTGTTCCAGAATAGTGCAAACGTTCTCAGCTGTTAATGATGTTTCTAAAAACTTAAGGCAAAGATCTTCCAGCTTTCCTGTGCTGTACTTTTTGGCCAGGTACAGTAGATGCATGATGTTATCAGAGTCAACTGTGACGTCATCCGTGTACACAAACCTGCCAAAATATCGTATATTATTTAGAAACAGTTTAaagattataaacaaaataggcTAATTTATTTGTCGTAGActgtacatttttgtttacattagtgATGCgaagaattaaatatttttgtatgtataaaTTCAAAGAGAACGGTATCTCCACGTTAAAATGTAGGatttaaattaagaaatatttattaataatcagaaGTTGTTCTAGAATTATAGTTAAGGTTGGATTTTAATTGTGAATTTAAACCGTTTCTGGGTTTGGTATTTTGACGTCGCCTGCCGACGTGTCTTCTGAGAAACTCGGAaagaaatgacgtcatgttataTGACGTAATCCTCCCGGCTCTTAGGGTATAAAAGGCGGGACACGAAATTGCCTGGGGGTTTGTGCTTCCAGCAGACCCGGAAGACAGAAGTCAGCAACAACAGATTGGAAACCAGGATTTCTTCATGGGAAGTATAGGACGAAGAGTGCACATTGCGTTAGGAAATGCAGTGCATGTAGAAAAGGCAGTACCGTACGTTTATTGGGGAACGCATTGCGCTAGGAAACGCAGTGACCTACATTGCGCCCAAAGCATGTAGAGAACGCAGTACTGTGCGTTTTACTGAGTGCAATTTGCGTTAGGAAACGCAGTGACCTACATTGCGCCCAGTGCATGTAGAAAAGGCAGTACCGTGCGTTTATTGGGAACGCATTGCGCTAGGAAACGCAGTGACCTACATTGCGCCCAAAGCATGTAGAGAACGCAGTACCGTGCGTTTTACTGAGTGCAATTTGCGTTAGGAAACGCAGTGACCTACATTGCGCCCAGTGCATGTAGAAAAGGCAGTACCGTGCGTTTATTGGGAACGCATTGCGCTAGGAAACGCAGTGACCTACATTTCGCCCAAAGCATGTAGAGAACGCAGTACTGTGCGTTTTACTGAGTGCAATTTGCGTTAGGAAACGCAGTGACCTACATTGCGCCCAGTGCATGTAGAAAAGGCAGTACCGTGCGTTTATTGGGAACGCATTGCGCTAGGAAACGCAGTGACCTACATTGCGCCCAAAGCATGTAGAGAACGCAGTACTGTGCGTTTATTGGGAACGCATTGCGTTAAGAGACGCAGTGATCTACATTGAGCAAGGAGAGAACGCACTGCGTTAGGAAACGCAGCCGACCTAGCTTTCGTCCAGATAGCTCGCACTGTGTTAGCAGATAACGCACTGCATTTGAAACGCGGAACAGAACGCATTGCGTTAGGAAACGCGGTATAACAAGATTACGTACAATTAGTGCGCACTGCATTAGGAGAGAATTGTGGAAGTTATAAATACTGAGTTTTGGAATATATAAACGAAGTGGAGCTAGGGAGTGGCCAAAGATAGGCGCATGGGTAAGGCGCGGCGTCGCACCAGTAAGTCGCAGGGTTCTTTGAAACGCCAATGACGTCCACTCATCTTATTTGGGATCAGGGTTGCACATGATATATAGAATTGATGCTCTGCTGTTATAACACTAACTTGCTGAAGGTGTTTTAATCCCCGAGGTTCTGCCTTCCATACGTTAACTGTATCGACCGACACGGATTAAGAGGTGCTAGGGAGTGGCCCAAGATAGGCGCAGGGGTAAGGCGCGGCGTCGCACCAGTAAGTCGCAGGGTTATCTGGGAAGCCACTGACGACCTCTCGACGTACACTTGATTTGGATTGAGAATTGGAAGGCCGTCTCCATTCTGTTCATTGCTGACTGCGCCTAGACAGGTGAAATTTAGAGGTGCGGTACTTCCGCAAGGGACCAACGGATTGGATATCCACTTTAGCGGACCCAAGAGACGACGGCTTGACCACAGGGCGCCTACTAGACGTTGCCTACTCTCTCTTCAGCTCTGCAGTGATTATCTACTACAGAGGCCTCGTGTGGACCGAAAGTACCTCTGGATCCGCCCTACCGACTGACAGCCCCGACGCAACTGTAGAGTTGAATACACACGTGTCCAGTGGGTGTTCAAGATCCAAGTTatggtgttgttgtttacaCGCTACCAGTGCAATTTTCCGGTTCGAGTTTTAGTGTGTGGTGCATATTCCCGTGCACATTGTTGGAAGGCAGAGTAACAAGACCGTTGTGTCAAAGATTGTTAAAGAGACATTATCGCGATTCGCATTCGATCGTTGACTACTGTGAACTACACAATATTCTGCTTTTTGACATAAAAgagttgttttctttaaatctaACTGGTTTGTTGTATTGTACGTGTGTTACAGTTTCACGGGATAGCTTTAATAGCTAAAATAAGCGAACCTTAACCTTTCTAAGACCCTGGAGGGAACGTTTCCAGCTCGGATATGTTTTACTACTACTGTTTGGTGACGGGGCGAAAGGCAATTGTGCGGCGCCTCACGCTACCACTAATTGGCACCGTGCAATTGGAGTGAACTATGTAAACTAAGTCTATAACACGATGTGCAGTGTTTTGGCCATCAGCagtatactgaacagcattgataATGTTCCAGTGGTACAATGCAAGTTCTttctgatatatcaaaagccgtggtatgtgctatcctgtctgaggatGGGGCATATTAAatatcccttggtactaatggaaaaatgtggcgggtttcctctctaagactatgtcagaattaccacgaTTGTGCTGATTGTTAATACatgaatgtgctctactggtgtcgtaaaacaaaacaaacgtttttatgtactaatgcatattttatataaagacACTAATGTAATTGTTTCAATGTTGCACAACTGAGCTATTACAATATCAAAAGGGACACAGTTACTGGTGATTATTTTCCGATCTTCAGGACAAAACCATAATACGAGATCAGGGcagtatctctgtacaatgcagaatgggcatttggtaaaatagtggttgatttcaTGAATGTCAATCTAGAGcgggtgcgggacgtagcccagtggtaaagcgtttgcttgctgcgcggtcggtctaggatcgatccccgtgggtggacccattgggctatttctcgttccagccagtgctccacaactggtgtaacaaaggccgtgatatgcactatcctgtctgtgggatggtgcatataaaatatcccttgctgctaatcaaaaagaatagcccatgacgTGATGACAGTcgggttcctctctcaatatatgtgtggtccttaacgatatgtctgataacatataaccgtaaataaaatatttccttccttccttcttcagtATTCCTTCTCAGTATGCGTGTGGGTGATGGGTGATACCACGTGTAATACCTACATGTCTTAAATCCGATAGTTTTACCACTACACATTTCCTTTTAACTAATTTTCGtacttatgtccaattaaggttcaagcacgctgttctggggtGTCTGTCCAGTAGAGTGAGTTAggggttagtttgttagtggttagtgagtgagaagAGGGTTTAGTTCAAACTCGCTTtgagtgggagccagtactgggctgcgaaccaccgatgccggtacaGAACTTGATATCAGAACAGTTCAACTGTATATTTATCACTTACCTGAGAAATAGATTAAAAATTTCGACGCCAACACCCGGGATATCCACCTCGCCCATTTCAGCCATTGGACCAGTGAACATGGCGGCAAACACGTGACTACGGCTGATCAGCATGAACTTGTGAGCTTGAATGATCTCCCTTGTTGTGCCAACACGGAACGTGACGTCACAAACAATCTTGTTGTCTAGCATGTACAGGTTGGTTTCTGCTAGAGATTTTCGAGTCTGCCAATCATCGTTTACTGCTAAATATTTGTTTCCTCTTCGTGGcgactttcttttcttttgttgtgaCGTCATTCCGAGACCTCCTTTTACGACACTGTGACTATTAACTGAAATGACACAGATGGATTAGATTTTGCCCTTGTTTCTTTCCCCACCCCAACCAgcgtcccacgactggtatatcaaattatgtggtatgtgttgtcctgtcccTTGCTATGTGATGTAAttgtgtcgttacacaaaacaaattaattttaaactttagaacctggaaacaaaatgttaccCATTTTGATAATTACCCTTGAACAGCCAAGGTGAAGAGCCCGCACTTCTGTCTTCAGTCTGTGTTCTACATTATCAATTATTTCAGGCCAAACTGCATACCTCGACTTTACCAGTATTTCGTCCCCACCCTTGTATTACaaatcagggccgtacctacctatagccccggtcacactgtcaagggtCGTCTGGCCTAATCCACGATGGATGAAAACCTCACGGATGACCCCGGATAGTAGTCTGTCCGCGGTCCACTACGGATGCACCACGGGTTAACTAAGGTTTTCGACggataaaccaaggattattaaggatTGGGGTTAGTTGGCAACGGGGAGCGCTATGGGTCGCTACGGATCGCTAAGGATCAATACAGTTTAGTACAaaccacaacggattgtcacgaatgatgccggatcgtatccgtggctaacccggcgtcctGACAGTGTGACGGTTTAACTACGGTTTACTGCGTATTAGAACGGATTATTACGTCGTCTACGGATCATTAAGGATGTACTACGGTTGTTCGATTCGTGATGAATTGttgaacatgttcaaaattTTCACGGACATGCAAGTACTACTACGATTGATCAGGGATTTAATATGGACAGTTACGGGCCACTACAGAtcacaacggattgtcacgaatggtaccggatcgtatccgtggctaacccggcgtcGTGATCCTTGACAGTATGATCGGGGCTtatagaaaatagcatacacatctcagggtttaatttgtatagtgtttcatttgtttataaaaagtagtgcccccttCCAGGATTTTGGttagggtacggccctgcaaaTGAACTTAAATACTATGtacaatttggttttaaaagtttgtcttgtttaacgacactactagaacagattaacttattaattatcggttattgaatgttaaacaactggtaattttgatatatagtctgataggaaaccggctacatatttttattagtagcaaacgatcttttatatgcaccatcccacagacatggtagcaaataccacggcctttgatataccagtcgtggtgcactggcgggaacgagaaatagctcaatgggctcattgacgggggtcgatcctagaccaggCGGAcggtttaccattgggctacgccccgcccctctGTACAATGCtatgttaaatttatttccataatttatttatggcaaTCCTTTTTATGAGAGTTGGTATGACTTTAAaagttaatatgtttttatattaattttatttttatatagtatCGTGACGTTTAAGCACCCACAATTAATGATACATTCGTTGTCTAGGAATATAGGTAATAAAAAGTCTTAATAATAAGTTGCACACCAAGCAATATGCAATCAAACAATCAACAAGCAAGAGTTTAAAATGCAAGATATTTTAATCTCTTAATTTACATTTACTGGCCTAACGCATAGAGCTCCCAGGGAACGCTATGCCTCAGGCCACAACGCATAGATCTCCCAGGGAACGCTATTCGCTAGGTCACAACGCATTGAGCTCCCAGGGTTGAAGGTACCCATCAACTTTAAACTGGGTCTTTCACCTTGACGCATAGAGCTCCCCACTTCCGATACTGACTCATTGTAATCAGTACAACCCGTAACATCATCATATGCAGTGTCTAAATAATCATCATGGCTATTCTTGCGTTGTGTACAGAAGTATCTCAACGATATCAAATTCTTGATGAGTGGCTTCTCCCAGAAGCCTCTTGATCAATGTCACGTGGGACCAACTAGGTAAAACGAAAGGACGTTTCGCTACGAATTCCAGTATAGGTGGCGATACCACCAAATTGTACACTGCATGCTCAATATCTTACAGTACGTAACATTTAGACTTCATTGAGCATCACAGACATTAAACCCTGGCCACAGTGTCGCTACGACTTCATAAAAAAGGTGAGTACTGATGGTTCGTATTGGTGTCGGCTTGAGTCATGGTAAGTAGTCCAAGTCCTGGTGAGTCGGAAAGGCACGCcgactattttaaaatgtaaaaaaatgtcGTGTTAAATCGTCCTGAGTCGGCGTTAGTCTTAGTGAGTCATAGCGAGTCGCCATGCTATTCCTGGTGAATCGTCCTGAGTCGGCGTTAGTCTTAGTGAGTCATAGCGAGTCGCCATGCTATTCCTGGTGAATCGTCCTGAGTCGGCATCAATTTTTAATCCTGAATCACAAAGATCTGGTACGACACCAGCACGATGCACGACGACAACGGTCAAGACTCACGCCGACTCAGGACGATGTCACACGACCCACGACGACACAAGTACGAATCAAGACAATGCACCCATTTTGTCGCAGCATCACCTATACTGGACACAATATATCACACAGTAGACCCCTGCATTTGTAAGAGATGTAATTCACCATGCCAGTAAATCTCATACGCATTTGTCATCTCGCAGAGAAAATCCTTTTTAATCTGGACACCGATCTCTCGGGCCATAATTTAATCGACATGTTAAGCCAAAGATAACTTTTAACCCACATTGATGAGAGGCAAATGATCGCAAACGAAAGTTTTACAacatagatgatgatgatgatgatgatgattgtgatgatgacgatgacgatgatgatcaCCGTCATAATCATCTTCATTTTCCTCATCATTTTTATTATCATGCTCATCCTCATAATGACCAATTTTTACAACAattgttatgatgatgattgtgatggtgTTGATTGTGATGATGTTAGTTATGATGATGACAGTtatgataatgacgatgatgatgatgatgatcattattattattaccattatcatAATAGTGATTcggatgatgatattgatggtgatgatgatgatgatgttgatgataatgatgacgatgatgctAATGATGATaattggtgatgatgatgataatcggtgatgatgatgacgatgatgatgataatggtgattataagtgatgatgatgacgtccACGACGATGGTGAATTGTTGTTTTTGATGATGTTGATTGAGGTATAAAAAGAGTAGAATTTAAAGACACTCAATCACAGATTTAGTGGATCTTATttatctaaatatggattataaatgacaattacattaatttggaataccaaacctcgctattttatcacccaaaacattttaattgaaccacgaTTGAGGGAATCTCATGACAACCAGTGAgcagcttcatttttaaaaattagaacTCTTTTATGAGGAGTCTAAAACATACGACAAAACCGAGTATTGATGAGGCTATATGTACGACAGCCGTGTAAAGTACCTTTGAATTGTATATACAATGcacgaccgccgtgtatagagactttaaaaataattttaaatatattatttcttgacgaaaaaagaaaaaaaaaagaaaaaagaaaaaaaaaggccaatacgctgaaataaaataataaatagttggaacataaacccacgatttttgtttattattattatttgctatatttatttcattttgttttgtttatttttatttttgaattttattttttattattattgtgtgtttgtttttttgtgggtgtttttttacgGAACTATGGTAAACAGAACCACAGctggcgcgtgtgcaggaattttagcaaggGAGACCTAGACTGAGGtgagcaatctaattaaaattagctccactattacatgtggatctaacagcagcccgttggaggtcatgtccagttgacctttcattcgaccaatcaaaaccttacttgcaaaatcatgccagtgatttcaaaataatttgaaaacattcgggattatgccgaagatatacgaaatgattcgggtgaattacgaagtatgccgaaaactaatttcaatataaaattttatataaaattcgtttcaaaacgaaaaaaaataataaacttgatGGTAAAGTcataaaaactgtttatactagtatacaacccagagtttattactgcacttttccccatgTTTCTGTCAATGTCTTGcacgatatttttagaatttgtatgcttccgaataacgctataaaagacgaagtgcaattggtcgatatttaattgtttagttttttttgtttgtttttttacaaattttattgccagccccttgtttacaattagaacaacacaTGATTTTATACTTGATGGTAGTAGAACGTCCTTTGAAGAAGCAATAAATACCTTGAATATTTTTTTCCGAATTATTAGGactcaatattaattatgttaaatcagAGGTAATCTGTATTGGCTCTCTTAGGAATAGTCCAATacgatatttacaaaatcttaATCTAAAATGGAATCCTCCTTCATTTAAAGCACTTGGAATTATTTTTAGTACCGACTTGAATGAAATGAACAAACTTAATTATAATTCTAAactatttgaaattaaacaaaagttacatttattaaatttaagcTGTCTGATTATGGCTAGGACAATGCATTGATTACTAATacaaattgattttaaaaacattgcattATATTTTGGATCCTGATATTTAGTGTCTGACTGTATCATCATAAGATATGTGCTagtgttaattatgtttttgaaaatatctaactatgtatgtaaataaatttcTTTCAAACACGTGCAGGCATATACtattaccacacacacacacacacacactcacacccacgcacgcacgcacacacacacatcagacTTATTTTATCTAGTGCCACATCCACTTAGACTATTATAACAACACTGCAGTATTTGAGGGTCACGGGTTTGATCCTGCATATATGAACGCAGGACTGGCTTTATCAAAAGATCACCCCACCCTTCTGGAGTAGATGCAATTTATTCATTTTACCCACTGATGAATCACAGGTTGAGCAATTGTGGGTGAAGTCTTGCTTTTGAGTACAAAGTAGCTTTGAACAAAATTAGAGACACTATAACCATCTTGCTTATATATGGTAGTCATGTCCGCGACAAACATCTGGATTTCAcgtatttatttatctaaagTTCCTGTCAGTTacgtaaacattaaaacataccagcaaATGACTTTGTCCTATCAGACCGGCATCGggggcgtcgtggttaggccattggtctaaaggctggtaggtactgggttcggatcccagtcgaggcatgggatttttaatccagataccgactccaaaccctgagtgagtgctcaggaaggctcaatgggtaggtgtaaaccacttgcaccgaccagtgatccataactggttcaacaaaggtcatggtttgtgctatcttgcctgttggaagcgcaaatacaagatcccttgctgcctatcgtaaaagattaacctatgtggcgacagcgggtttcctctaaaaaaaaaaacagtctcagaatgaccatatgtttgacgttcaatagccgatgataagataaacaaaaatcaacgtgctctagtggcgtcgttaaataaatcaaactttattttactttattttgccctatcaggtatgtaaacattaaaacataccaggtATTGACTTTGCCTCTCAtgtttgtaaacatta from Gigantopelta aegis isolate Gae_Host unplaced genomic scaffold, Gae_host_genome ctg3591_pilon_pilon:::debris, whole genome shotgun sequence encodes:
- the LOC121392259 gene encoding BTB/POZ domain-containing protein 6-B-like, with amino-acid sequence MTSQQKKRKSPRRGNKYLAVNDDWQTRKSLAETNLYMLDNKIVCDVTFRVGTTREIIQAHKFMLISRSHVFAAMFTGPMAEMGEVDIPGVGVEIFNLFLRFVYTDDVTVDSDNIMHLLYLAKKYSTGKLEDLCLKFLETSLTAENVCTILEQANFFNEDELHNKSMTYILENGKSTLESRDFLKLSQKSVLDVVKSDDLQADEKEVFQAAYEWAKHQCEQKHVAINTETLRTQLGDIVQQIRFPLLDREFFVQTVHPSGMLTAEEQLVFHNHATCNTLPVAPFSEKSRNKNTKANASFVCTSCHNTNQDNSWKCIYCNVCRYCRRNSSETYIQNQTYGPVCSFQPTSSCPYCGHD